Genomic DNA from Gemmatimonadota bacterium:
TCTCCCTGTTCGGCGCGCTCACCTACGGTGAGCTCGGCGCCATGGACAAAGGGTCGGGGGGTCTCTACGCATACATCCGTGATGCGTTCGGACCGTTTCTCGCCTTCATCTACGGCTGGACGCTGTTCTTCGTCATCGGGTCGGGGACCATCGCCACTCTGGCGGTGGCGGCCGCCAACTACATGAGCCAGTTCGCCCCCCTGGGCCCGCTGGTACGGAAGCTCATCGCGATCGGGCTGCTGGCGCTGATGGCGGTCATCAACATCCTGGGCACGCGTCGCAGCGCCAACGTCCAGAACGTGGCCACCTTGATCAAGGCCGGGGCGATCGTGGTGATGAGCGTCGTGCTCTTGGCGCTCGGCAACGTCGGCTCGGCGTTCGATGCGCTACCGACGTCCATGGCGGGGTCGACGTCGGCGCTGGCGGCCCTGGGTGTGGCCATGATCTCGGTGCTCTGGGCCTACGAGGGCTGGCAGTACGTGACCTTCTCCGCGGGCGAAGCCACCGACCCGCAGCGGTCGTTTCCCCGCGCCATCGCCCTGGGAACCCTCTTCTTGATCGTGCTCTACCTCGTCGCCAACCTGGCCTACCTGGCCGCGCTGGGACCGGAGCGCGTGGCAGTCTCGGAGCGGGTGGCGGGTGAGGCGGTGGCGGCCACGATGGGCGCCGCGGCCGGTCAGTTGATCGCGTTGGTCATCATCATCTCGATGTACAGCGCCGCCCATGCCACGGTCATCACGTCTCCCAGGGTCTATTTCACGATGGCCGGAGACGGCCTCTTCTTCCGTCGGCTGGCTGAAGTACACCCGCGCTACGGCACACCGGCGTTCGCCATTGGCGCCAACTGCGTGTGGGCCATGGTGCTGGCCGCCACCGGGACCTTCGAACAGCTGCTGACCTACGTGGTGTTCGTGGGCTGGATCTTCTACGGCCTCGGCGCTGCCAGCATCTTCGTCTTCCGCCGCCGCCGCCCGGACACCGAGCGACCGTTCCGCGTTCCCGGGTATCCGTGGACGCCCGCCCTCTTCGTGCTCTCGGCCGTGGCCCTGGTACTGAACACCATCGTCGAGCAGCCCGTCCAGGCCGCGATCGGAATCGGCGTGGTACTGTTGGGCGCGCCGGCCTACCTGGTCTGGCGGGGGCGACCCGGCTGATCCGGAGGCGCGGACCCTTCGCTACGAGCGCCGCGGCACCCTGCCGACGGCCTCGTCAGAAACGCCGCTCGGCGCCCCCGTCCTTCCAGATGACGCCGTAGAGATCGGGGCGCCGGTCCTTCCAGGGCTGGACCGTTCCTGTATGCCGGTGCCGGCGTAGCAGCTCCAGGTCGACATCGTGGACCACCAGCGTCTCGATGTTCGGCGTGCACTCCCCTGCGATGCCGTCGCGTGCGAACGAGAAGTCCAGAGGTGTGAAGATCCCGCTCTGCGCGTAATGCACGTCCGCGTTGTGCACGAAAGGCAGGTTGCCCGTGCAGCCGGAGAGGACCACGTAGACGTCGTTTTCGACGGCGCGCGCCTGGGCGCAGTAGCGCACGCGCAGGTAGCCGGCTCGGTCATCCGTGTTGAAGGGCACGAAGATGATCTGGGCGCCCTGGCTGGCCACGATGCGGGCGGTCTCGGGGAACTCGACGTCGTAGCAGATGAGGATGGCGATGCGGCCGCGGTCCGTATCGAAGACGTGGAGCCCCGGACCGGGCTCGACCCCCCACCAGCGGCGCTCGGCCGGGGTGACGTGGGTCTTGTACTGCTTCTCGATGGTGCCATCCCGCCGGAAGAGGTACGCGACGTTGTAGAGGTGGCCGTCCTCGACGGTGAACTGGGAGCCCGCAATGACGTTCATGTTGTACTTGATCGCCATGCGGGAAAAGAAGTCCAGGTATTGGGAGGTGCGGTCGGCCAGCCGCCGGGCCGCCTCGCTGGGGCGCATGCGCCCCTCCAGCGAAAGAAGCTGAGTCGTGAACAGCTCGGGGAACAGCAGGAAATCGCACTGGTTGTCCGAGGCCGTGTCCAGGAAGTACTCGGACTGCATGCAGAACTCGTCCCAGGTATCGATGTGCCGCATCTGGTACTGGACGGTTCCGATGCGGACCAGCGAGACGCGCTGAAGGCGGCCTTGCTGTTCAGGGACGTGCTCGAGATTGGTCCACTCGAGATGGGTGGCGTATCCGCGCGATGCAGTATCCGACGGAAAGTAGTCCGGGATCAGGGCCTTGATATCGAAGCCGTTGGCGACCTGGGTCGTCAACACCGGGTCGTACAGACCCCGTTGCGTGACCTGTTCCGCATACTCACTCGCGCTCATCTGATCAGCGTACTGTCCGTACCCGGGGATACGGCCGCCGATGATGATGCGGGCGAGGTTGAGTCTCCGAGCCAATGCCTTGCGCGCGTCGTAGAGGCGGCGGGCCAGGCGCATGCCGCGGAACTCGGGATCGACCATGATCTCGATTCCGTAGAGGGTATCACCCTCCGGGTCATGGTTGCGGATGTAGCCGGCGTCCGACACCAGTCGCCAATCGTGCCATTCCTCGTACATGTCGAAGTCGAGGACCAGGGATGACGCCGAAGCCACGAGGCGACCCTTGTATTCGATGCAGAGCTGTCCCTCGGGGAAGATGCGGAGCTGGCTCTCGATCTGGTCCTGCCCCCAGGTCTGCATCCCCGGGAAACAGCGCTTCTGCATCTCGATCAACGCGCCGAAATCGTCGATCGCCAGGGGACGAAGGCGGATCCTGCGCTCGAAGTCCTTGAGATCGATACCCTGCGCGCTCGTGCCGGAGTCCTTGATGACCATGGGCTCTTGAAGTTGAAGGTACCCGGAATCTACCACGCTGGACCGGGTGCCAGGGAGACGCTAGCATGTCGCCTCCAGCCTCGTATGCCCTCCTCCGGACCGTCGCCGATGCTGATCGACTGCCACGTCCACCTGAACAACTACACCGAGAATCCGGGTCGCCCTACACGGGAGAACGCCCAGGAGTTGTTCGAGGAGATGGCTCGCCATGGCATCGACCACGCCGTGGTCCTGACGTCCTACAAGACCAACGTGGACCGCCCCAGCGTCGAGGAGGTGGTCGAGGCTCTGGCGGCGGACCCGCGCACCACCGTGGTGGAGGGGCTGCAGTGGCGCCACGAGCAGCGCACGGACCTCTTTCACATGGAGGAGCGAATCCGGGACGGGATCGTCAAGGGCATCAAGCTCTACCCCGGGTACGACAAGTATCCCATCAACGATCCGTCACTGGAGGCCGTGTTTCGACTGGCGGCGAAGTACGATGTGCCGGTCATGATCCACTGCGGCGACACGTATGCGCGCGACGCCAAGGTACGCATGGCGCATCCGCTCCTGGTCGACGACGTCGCAGTGGACTACCCCGACGTGCGGTTCGTGATCTGTCACCTGGGGAATCCGTGGTTTCAGGACACGGCGGAGGTGCTCTACAAGAACGACAACGTATACGCGGACATCTCCGGACTCACGCTCGGGAACTTCACGTACGAGTTTGAGCGCTACCTGGTACAACGGGTCAAAGACATGATTCTGTACATGGGCGACCCCGGCAAGCAGCTCATGTATGGAAGCGACTGGCCGTTGGTCGGCATGGGGCCGTACGTGAAGTTCCTCGACACCCTCGAGCTTCCCGACTCGGCCGTCGAGAACGTGAAGTGGCGGACCGCGGCGGGACTGTTCCGCATCGATATGCCCCCTGGGACGGAAGGGTCGTGACCGGGGCGCCGCCGCAGGGTGGCCCGATCCTGCTGTTCGATGGGCTCTGCGGGTTCTGCGATGGCACGGTCCGGTTCGTGTTGGCGCGCGACCGGAGCGGCTCGGTCCGCTTTGCGCCGTTGCAGGGGACCTTTGCAGCGTCCGTCCTCGAGAGGCACCCCGAGCTCCGCGACGTCGATTCATTGGTGTTGGTGGAGTCTTCCGCCAATGGGCAGGAGGAGCGCGTCTGGGTGCGCAGTGAGGGGGCCATTCGCCTGGCCCTTCATCTCGGTGGCGTATGGCGGCTCGCTGGGCTGCTCCGCGTCCTTCCCCGCGGACTGCGCGACCGGCTCTACGACGGGTTCGCCCGCAACCGGTACCGGTGGTTCACGCGCTACGAATCCTGTCGCGTGCCGGATGCGGCCGTGCGCCCACGATTCCTGGACTAGCCGGCCCAAGGACTTCCTCCCGCCGCCGCGAGCCAGTACACTCAGATATGGTCCGAAACCGTCGCTGGCGATTCCCGCCGCTGCTGGTTCTGCTGACCTTCGCTCCGCAGCTCATGGGGGCGGCGCAGCCCTGGCATTGCGCCGCCAGCGCCATGGCTGCGGCGGAGGGCCGGGCAGCGGACGGCGCCATGGCCATGGACCACCATGCTGGGGCCCCCGGCACGCTCGTCGATTCGCACCACGACGAGGACCAGAGCGGTCCGGCGTGTTGTCCGGAGTCCCGAGTCCCCTCGGACGGGGCCCATTGCACATCGATGTTGCACTGCTACTCAGGGGTTCCGTCGCCTGCGGCGGCCGAGGTGCCCGGACTCGCCATCGCGCTGGTCGGTGCCACCTACGGACCCTCCTGGAGCGTCCAGATCAATCTGGGCGCCCACCCCACTCCTCCTCCCAGAGCCTGACCGCTCGGTTGGTCTGATCGCGCGCGGGCCTGGGTTCCCCTGGGCCAGCGGGCGTGCTCCGCTGCACACCGGTGTCGGCGGAGAGTTCTCGGTTCTCATGGAGGAGTTCCGTGCCTACTGCTGTTGTCTTGGCCGGTCGCGCCGTGTTGGCCGGCGTGTGTTGCGTTCTGTGGATCCCCGGATCCGCGCACTCCGCTGACCGGGGACTGCGGAGCGGGAGAGAGGACGCCCCCGGGGCGCGAGTCGGCGCGGACACGCTGCGGCTGGCCGAGGTGATCGAGGAGTCGCTCGCCTCCAATCCGACGCTGGATGCGCAGCGTTCACGGGCCTCCGCGGAGGCAGAACGCACTTCCTCGGCCGCTGCTCTCCCTGAGCCCGTGCTCTCGTTCGGGTTCATGAATCGTAGCCTGAGCGACCTGGGCAGCTCGGAACCCATGACCATGAACCAGGTGGAACTGATGCAGCGCGTGCCCTGGTTCGGAGTGCGCGCTGCGCAACGGGAAGGCGCTGCCGCACGGGCGGACGCGGCTCGCTGGGACGTCGACGAGTGGGCGGCGGTCCTACGCGCACAGGCCACCGAGGCATACGTCCGGATCGGGTGGATCGATCGCGCGATCGAGGTGGAGCGACGCACGGAAGGGCGGCTTCGGGACCTGCTCGAGGTAGCGCAGTCGCGCTACGGGGTGGGCGAGGGCACGCAGCGGGACGTTCTGCAGGCTCAGGTGGCGATTGCGCGCAAGACCGCCGATCTGGAGATGCTGTCACAGCAGCGCGTCGCCGCCGTCGCCCGCTTGAACGCGCTCCGGGGGCGGGAGCACCACAGCCCGATCGACGCGGTGGAGTTCCCCGAACCGCGCGGCGTGCTTCCCGACGGAGACACGCTGTTCGCCAGGGCGCGGTCGTGGCGTCCGGCACTACAGGGGGCTCGCGCCCGAGCCGGTGCCGCCGAGGCGACCCGGACGCTGGCCCAGCGCGCCTGGCTGCCGGAGTGGACGGTACGCTTGGGCTACGGCCAGCGACCGCACTTCGGGGACATGGCGTCCCTCATGGTCGGGGCTGCCCTGCCGGTGTGGCCCTCGCAACGCCAGCGACCGCTGCAGCGTGAGGCCGAGGCGCTCGTAGAGGTGGAGCGTGCCCGAGAACGCGCCCTGGATGCAGATACCTACGCACGGATCATCGAGCTGCGCGCAGAAGCGGAGCGCGCCGCCAGCCTGGAGCGCCTGTATGGCGGCTCCGTGCTCCCGCAAGCCGAAGCAGCGGTGGAGTCGTCACTGGCCGCCTACCGGGTCGGGCGCGTGGACTACGACACCCTTCTGGACGACCAGATCTCCGCGAGCACCGCGGAACTGGAGCGTCTCCGTCAAATCGTCGAGTACTGGATCGCTGTGGCCGGAATCGAGGCCATCGCGGGACCGTTGGGAGGAGAATCGCGATGAGCAAGAGAACCTGGTCCGTCGTGGCGCTGCTCGTGCTGCTCGCGTGCCGTGGCGAGGAGCCGTCGGAGCAGACAGCAGACCCGATGGCGTCCATGGGAGAGATGGACCATTCCCAGCACGGGGGAGGTGCGCCCGATGTGCGGCAGGCGGTGCATCTCACGCCCGACCAGGAACGCGCCCTGGGCGTCTCCTACCTGACCGTCGCACGACAGGATCTGACTCGCACGATTCGCACGGTGGGACGCATCGAGGCGCGCGAGTCGGGGTGGGAGGACGTGACCCCCAAGGTGGCTGGTTTTGTCGAGCGGCTGTGGGTAGCCACGACGGGCGAGCCGGTGCGTCGAGGTCAGCCGCTCCTCGGTCTCTACAGCCCCGAGCTGGTTACAGCCCAAGAAGAGCTGCTCACCGCCCGGCGCTTGCGAGATCGAGTGGGCACTTCCGCTTCCGAAGCCGCGGCCCAAGCGCAGGCGCTCGTGGACGCGGCCCGCCGCCGACTGCTCTACTGGGACATCAGCGAGGCGCAGATCCAGGCGCTCGAAGAGACCGGAGCCGTGACGAAGACGCTCGCCTTGGTAGCGCCCGTCGACGGAGTCGTGCTGGAGAAACCCGTGATCGAAGGTCAACGGGTCGAGCCGGGGCAGCTGCTCTATCGAGTCGCGGATCTGTCCGAGGTCTGGGTGGAGGGGGAGGTCTTCGAGCGGGACCTGCAGCTCGTAAGGGAGGGCATGCAGGCGCACATCGAGGTCTCGGCGTATCCGGGCGAGCACCGGATGGGGAACGTGAGCTTCGTCTATCCGACGGTCGATGCCATCGCGCGCACCAACGCAGTCCGGGTGACGCTGCCGAACCGGGATCTCCGGCTCAAGCCGGGGATGTTCGCCACGGTCTTCTTCGACGCGAGCCTGGGGGACGATCAGATCGTGGTACCGGTCAGCGCGGTCATCGTCACGGGGGAACGGAGCCTCGTCTTCGTCCACGAAGCGTCGGGCATGCTGACGCCGAGGGAGGTCGTGCTCGGCGCTCAGGCCGATCCCTTGGTTCAGGTGTTGTCAGGACTCACCGAGGGAGAGGAAATCGTGAGCTCCGCGAACTTCCTCATCGACGCGGAATCGCGGCTGGGGGCGACGGGCGGGAGCATGCCGGGGATGCAGCACGGGGCGGACCCCGCTCCGATGGCTCCAGCGGCCGATACGGGACACACACATGATTGACCGTATCGTGGACTGGTCCTTGGCGAACCGCTTCCTCGTGCTGCTCGGAGCGGTCGCTCTGGCGCTGGGTGGCCTCCGAGCCATGATGACGACTCCGCTCGACGCCATCCCCGACCTGTCCGATGTGCAGGTGATCGTGCAGACGGACTTCCGGGAGCAAGCGCCCCAGATCGTCGAAGATCAGATCACCTATCCCATCGCCAGCGAGATGCTCAAGGTCCCGGGCGCGCGCGTGGTGCGGGGCTTCTCCTTCTTCGGCCTCTCCCTGGTCTACGTCATCTTCGAGGACGGGACCGACGTGTATTGGGCCCGCTCGCGCGTGCTGGAGTATCTCAGCGCCATCCGTCGCCAGCTGCCGAGTGGGGTCGAGCCGGCGTTGGGCCCCGACGCCACGGGCGTCGGCTGGATCTTCCAGTACGTCCTCGAGTCGGATCGGCATGACCTGCAGCAGTTGCGAGCCCTCCAGGACTGGTTCATCCGCTATCAACTCACGGCCGTCCCTGGTGTGTCAGAAGTGGCCAGCGTGGGGGGATTCGAGAAACAATACCAGGTGGAGGTGAACCCCGAGCGTCTGCGCGCCTTCGGGATTCCAGTGACACGCGTCGCCCAGGCAATCGGGGCGCACAACGTGGATATCGGTGCGCGCGTGCTGGAGATGGGTGGGCGCGAATACATGATCCGCGGCCTGGGCTATCTGGGAGACGTCGACGCCATCCGTGACGTCGCCGTGGGGGCCACAGAAAGCGGGACGCCCATCCGTGTGGCGGACGTGGCTCGCGTGCAGGCAGGACCTGCCCCGCGGCGGGGGGCCGCCGATCTGGACGGCAAGGGCGAGACCGTGTCCGGCATCGTGGTGATGCGGTTCGGTGCCGACGCCTACGAGACCATCGCCGCCGTGAAGGCGCGGCTCAGCGAGATCGAGGCCGGACTCCCGGACGGTGTGCGCCTGAGTGTGGCCTATGACCGCAGCGATCTCATCCGGCGCGCCATCCGTACGTTGCAGGAGAAGCTGGTGGAGGAATCGCTGATCGTGGCGCTGATCGCGGTGCTCTTCCTGCTTCACCTGCGCTCGGCGTTCGTGGCCATCCTGACCTTGCCGCTCGGCATCCTGGCGTCATTCCTGGTGATGCGCTGGATCGGCGTGGGGGCCAACATCATGAGCCTGGGCGGCATCGCCATCGCGATCGGGGCGATGGTCGACGCGGCCATCGTGATGATCGAGAACATGCACAAGCACCTGGAACGAGCCGGCGACCCGTCCGACCGCTGGCAGATCGTGCGGGAGAGTTGCCGGGAGGTCGCAGGCCCGCTGTTCTTCTCGCTCCTGGTCATCACGTTCTCGTTTCTGCCCGTGTTCGTGCTGGAGCAGCAGGAGGGTCGCCTGTTCCGGCCCCTGGCCTTCACCAAGACCTTCGCGATGGCGGGGGCGGCCCTGCTCTCGATCACGCTGGTGCCGGTGCTGATGGGCTACCTGGTGCGAGGGCGAATTCGCCCCGAGCGCTCCAATCCTGTCAACCGGGTGCTCCGGCGCGCCTACGAGCCCGTGATTCGGATCACGACCCGCCGCCCCTGGTGGGTCGTGCTGGGCGCGTTGGCGCTGGTGGCTCTGAGCGTACTGCCCTGGCGGCGCTTGGGAAGCGAGTTCATGCCCATGTTGCACGAGGGCTCGGTGCTCTTCATGCCCACCACGGTTCCGGGCGTGTCCATCGCGCAGGCGCGCGAGATCCTGCAGCACCAGGACTCCATACTCGCTAGCGTCCCGGAGGTCGAGCGCGTGTTGGGGAAGGTCGGTCGGGCCAACTCGGCGACGGACCCGGCACCCCTGGAGATGTTCGAGACGACCATCACACTGCGCCCCGAATCCGAGTGGCGTCCAGGAATGACCTACGATCGCCTCGTCGCGGAGATGGACGAGAAGGTTCGTTTGCCCGGGGTGACCAACGCCTGGACCATGCCGATCAAGGGCCGGATCGACATGCTGGCCACTGGTGTGCGGACACCGGTGGGGATCAAGGTCTTCGGTCCCGACCTGCAAGAGCTCGAGCGGCTCGGACGGCGGATCGAGGAGGTGGTGGCGCGGGTGCCCGGCACGCGTAGCGCATTCGCCGAGCGCGGAGTCTCCGGCTACTACGTCGACATCGACGTGCACCGACCCGACGCGGCACGTTTCGGCCTGAACGTGGGCGATATCCACGACGCGGTCGTGTCGACCATCGGCGGCGTAGATGCTGCGTATACCGTCGAAGGGCGCGAGCGGTACGCCGTCAACGTGCGCTACCCGCGTGAGCTGCGGGACGACGTGGAGAAGCTTCGTCAGGTCCTGATTCCCGCTGGGGGTGCGCAGATCCCTCTCGGGCAGGTAGCGGGAGTGGACGTGGTCCAGGGTCCCATGGCCATCAAGACGGAGAACGCGTTCCCGGTCGCGACGGTGTTCGTGGACATCGGCGAGCGAGACGTGGGGCGCTACGTACGGGATGCCCAAGCAGCGGTCAGTCGCGAGGTCACGCTACCCGCCGGGTACACGGTGGTGTGGAGCGGCCAGTACGAGTTCATGCAACGCGTCACCGAGAAGATGCGCATCGTGGTGCCCATCACCCTGGCGATCATCTTCCTTCTGCTCTACTTGAGCTTCCGCAACGCCGCCAAGGTGGGGATCGTCATGGTGGCCGTGCCTCTCTCTCTGGTTGGCGGCGTGTGGTTCCTGTGGATGCTCGGATACAACACGTCCGTCGCCGTGTGGATCGGCTTCATCGCACTCGCCGGGGTCGCCGCCGAGACCGGTGTCGTGATGCTCATCTACCTGGATGAGGCCTACCGTCGACATCGGGAGGAAGGACGGATGGCGTCGGAGGCGGATCTGGCGGAAGCGGTGCGCGAAGGAGCGGTCGAGCGCCTCCGGCCCAAGATGATGACCGTGACCGCCATCATAGCGGGGCTGCTGCCCATCCTGTGGAGTCACGGCACGGGGGCGGATGTGATGAAGCGGATCGCGGCGCCGATGGTCGGAGGCATGGTGAGCGCCACCCTACAGACGCTGGTGGTCATTCCGGCGCTCTACCTGATCTGGCGTCGTCGACAACTCCGAGGGCGCAGTCTGTGAATGAAGACCGCGCCTAGCCCTCGGCCCCGTGGATTTCACGGTAGAGCCAGGCGCGCGCCATGCGGAGATCGCGGTGCACGGTGGCGGGAGACACGTCGAGGACCTTGGCGATCTCCTCGTAGCCCAGACCGCCGAAGTAGAGCAGCTCGATCGCCTTTGCCTTGCGCTCGTCCAGTTCGCTCAAGCGCTGAAGAGCGGCGTCGAGGTCCAGGAACGTGTCGGGCCGTGCGTCCGCTGCCAGATCCTCGTGCAGCGTGACGCCGACCTGCCCCCCGCCGCGCTTCTCCCGCGATCGCTTGCGGGCGTGGTCCACCAGAATCCGCCGCATGGTGCGGGCGGCCACGGCAAAGAAGTGGCCGCGCCCTTCCCAGGCGACGTCGGAGCCCGCAACTCTGAGATAGAGCTCGCTGACGAGGGCCGTGGCCTGCAGCGTGTGTCCAGATTTCTCGTTTTGCAGGTAGCGCTGAGCGAGGGCATGCAGATCCCGGTACACGAGCGGCATCAGCTGCTCGAGCACGGCTTCGTCTCCCTCACGCCACTCGAGCACGAGGCGGGTGATGTCGGGCGCGGACTCGTTCATGGGCGCAATATGCGAAGGTCCGCCGCCCGGGCCAGTCGGCACCCGCGGGGCCTCTTTCGCCAGGGCCACCGTCCTCAGAAGGCCCGGCTGAGGCTCATGGTGCCCTGGCTGACCGAGACCCGTCCTGAGCCGCATGGTTGGGAGGTCTGGGCACGCCGGGCCACGCCGCTCAGCGCGCTGGCCTGTTCGGCCAGCTGCAGCCCGCTACTGCCCCAGCTCACACAGGTGTTGGGGTCCGCCGCGGTGCCCCAGCTGAAGACACCGGTCGCGGGATCCAGCGTGCCCGTCAGGGACTGGGTGGTGGAGCCGGCAGTGAAGTCGCCCGACACGTCGTTGCCCGACTGACGCAGGACCATCCGCACGGTTGTGCTGGCGCCGAAGGTGCCGGTCCAGGTGCCCGTCAGGTCCGGGCCTCCCGAGTCGGGGCCGGTGCCGGTGTCGCAGGCGCCCAGGAGCGGTGCCAGGGCCGCGAGGAGGAGCAGTTGTGTCAGGGTTCGCATGGGAGGCCTCGCCAGGGGATCGGGTTCCTACCTCCAAAGGCGCTGTTCGGGCGGTTCCACCCTCATGCCCCCAGGGAAGGCCCCTCCGCACTCGGACGCGCCCTGGCGCGGACCGCTCGCTGCTCGGTAGGGTACGGGCCAGGAATACCAACGTCGTCCCTTCCACCGAGGAGCAAGCCCGGATGCGCCGATTCGCAGCGTTCGTACTCCTCGCGGGGGCGCTCAGCATGGGGAAGGCCGCTCCTGCAGCGGCCCAGCAAACGGGCTCGGGACTGCTGGCCGTCGGCCAGATGGC
This window encodes:
- a CDS encoding amino acid permease, yielding MAKGLERALGTRDLTLLVVGNVIGSGIFLVPSTVLAQAGSVRWAMGAWLFGGVLSLFGALTYGELGAMDKGSGGLYAYIRDAFGPFLAFIYGWTLFFVIGSGTIATLAVAAANYMSQFAPLGPLVRKLIAIGLLALMAVINILGTRRSANVQNVATLIKAGAIVVMSVVLLALGNVGSAFDALPTSMAGSTSALAALGVAMISVLWAYEGWQYVTFSAGEATDPQRSFPRAIALGTLFLIVLYLVANLAYLAALGPERVAVSERVAGEAVAATMGAAAGQLIALVIIISMYSAAHATVITSPRVYFTMAGDGLFFRRLAEVHPRYGTPAFAIGANCVWAMVLAATGTFEQLLTYVVFVGWIFYGLGAASIFVFRRRRPDTERPFRVPGYPWTPALFVLSAVALVLNTIVEQPVQAAIGIGVVLLGAPAYLVWRGRPG
- a CDS encoding GNAT family N-acetyltransferase, which produces MVIKDSGTSAQGIDLKDFERRIRLRPLAIDDFGALIEMQKRCFPGMQTWGQDQIESQLRIFPEGQLCIEYKGRLVASASSLVLDFDMYEEWHDWRLVSDAGYIRNHDPEGDTLYGIEIMVDPEFRGMRLARRLYDARKALARRLNLARIIIGGRIPGYGQYADQMSASEYAEQVTQRGLYDPVLTTQVANGFDIKALIPDYFPSDTASRGYATHLEWTNLEHVPEQQGRLQRVSLVRIGTVQYQMRHIDTWDEFCMQSEYFLDTASDNQCDFLLFPELFTTQLLSLEGRMRPSEAARRLADRTSQYLDFFSRMAIKYNMNVIAGSQFTVEDGHLYNVAYLFRRDGTIEKQYKTHVTPAERRWWGVEPGPGLHVFDTDRGRIAILICYDVEFPETARIVASQGAQIIFVPFNTDDRAGYLRVRYCAQARAVENDVYVVLSGCTGNLPFVHNADVHYAQSGIFTPLDFSFARDGIAGECTPNIETLVVHDVDLELLRRHRHTGTVQPWKDRRPDLYGVIWKDGGAERRF
- a CDS encoding amidohydrolase family protein; this encodes MLIDCHVHLNNYTENPGRPTRENAQELFEEMARHGIDHAVVLTSYKTNVDRPSVEEVVEALAADPRTTVVEGLQWRHEQRTDLFHMEERIRDGIVKGIKLYPGYDKYPINDPSLEAVFRLAAKYDVPVMIHCGDTYARDAKVRMAHPLLVDDVAVDYPDVRFVICHLGNPWFQDTAEVLYKNDNVYADISGLTLGNFTYEFERYLVQRVKDMILYMGDPGKQLMYGSDWPLVGMGPYVKFLDTLELPDSAVENVKWRTAAGLFRIDMPPGTEGS
- a CDS encoding DCC1-like thiol-disulfide oxidoreductase family protein, with translation MTGAPPQGGPILLFDGLCGFCDGTVRFVLARDRSGSVRFAPLQGTFAASVLERHPELRDVDSLVLVESSANGQEERVWVRSEGAIRLALHLGGVWRLAGLLRVLPRGLRDRLYDGFARNRYRWFTRYESCRVPDAAVRPRFLD
- a CDS encoding TolC family protein produces the protein MPTAVVLAGRAVLAGVCCVLWIPGSAHSADRGLRSGREDAPGARVGADTLRLAEVIEESLASNPTLDAQRSRASAEAERTSSAAALPEPVLSFGFMNRSLSDLGSSEPMTMNQVELMQRVPWFGVRAAQREGAAARADAARWDVDEWAAVLRAQATEAYVRIGWIDRAIEVERRTEGRLRDLLEVAQSRYGVGEGTQRDVLQAQVAIARKTADLEMLSQQRVAAVARLNALRGREHHSPIDAVEFPEPRGVLPDGDTLFARARSWRPALQGARARAGAAEATRTLAQRAWLPEWTVRLGYGQRPHFGDMASLMVGAALPVWPSQRQRPLQREAEALVEVERARERALDADTYARIIELRAEAERAASLERLYGGSVLPQAEAAVESSLAAYRVGRVDYDTLLDDQISASTAELERLRQIVEYWIAVAGIEAIAGPLGGESR
- a CDS encoding efflux RND transporter periplasmic adaptor subunit translates to MSKRTWSVVALLVLLACRGEEPSEQTADPMASMGEMDHSQHGGGAPDVRQAVHLTPDQERALGVSYLTVARQDLTRTIRTVGRIEARESGWEDVTPKVAGFVERLWVATTGEPVRRGQPLLGLYSPELVTAQEELLTARRLRDRVGTSASEAAAQAQALVDAARRRLLYWDISEAQIQALEETGAVTKTLALVAPVDGVVLEKPVIEGQRVEPGQLLYRVADLSEVWVEGEVFERDLQLVREGMQAHIEVSAYPGEHRMGNVSFVYPTVDAIARTNAVRVTLPNRDLRLKPGMFATVFFDASLGDDQIVVPVSAVIVTGERSLVFVHEASGMLTPREVVLGAQADPLVQVLSGLTEGEEIVSSANFLIDAESRLGATGGSMPGMQHGADPAPMAPAADTGHTHD
- a CDS encoding CusA/CzcA family heavy metal efflux RND transporter, which codes for MIDRIVDWSLANRFLVLLGAVALALGGLRAMMTTPLDAIPDLSDVQVIVQTDFREQAPQIVEDQITYPIASEMLKVPGARVVRGFSFFGLSLVYVIFEDGTDVYWARSRVLEYLSAIRRQLPSGVEPALGPDATGVGWIFQYVLESDRHDLQQLRALQDWFIRYQLTAVPGVSEVASVGGFEKQYQVEVNPERLRAFGIPVTRVAQAIGAHNVDIGARVLEMGGREYMIRGLGYLGDVDAIRDVAVGATESGTPIRVADVARVQAGPAPRRGAADLDGKGETVSGIVVMRFGADAYETIAAVKARLSEIEAGLPDGVRLSVAYDRSDLIRRAIRTLQEKLVEESLIVALIAVLFLLHLRSAFVAILTLPLGILASFLVMRWIGVGANIMSLGGIAIAIGAMVDAAIVMIENMHKHLERAGDPSDRWQIVRESCREVAGPLFFSLLVITFSFLPVFVLEQQEGRLFRPLAFTKTFAMAGAALLSITLVPVLMGYLVRGRIRPERSNPVNRVLRRAYEPVIRITTRRPWWVVLGALALVALSVLPWRRLGSEFMPMLHEGSVLFMPTTVPGVSIAQAREILQHQDSILASVPEVERVLGKVGRANSATDPAPLEMFETTITLRPESEWRPGMTYDRLVAEMDEKVRLPGVTNAWTMPIKGRIDMLATGVRTPVGIKVFGPDLQELERLGRRIEEVVARVPGTRSAFAERGVSGYYVDIDVHRPDAARFGLNVGDIHDAVVSTIGGVDAAYTVEGRERYAVNVRYPRELRDDVEKLRQVLIPAGGAQIPLGQVAGVDVVQGPMAIKTENAFPVATVFVDIGERDVGRYVRDAQAAVSREVTLPAGYTVVWSGQYEFMQRVTEKMRIVVPITLAIIFLLLYLSFRNAAKVGIVMVAVPLSLVGGVWFLWMLGYNTSVAVWIGFIALAGVAAETGVVMLIYLDEAYRRHREEGRMASEADLAEAVREGAVERLRPKMMTVTAIIAGLLPILWSHGTGADVMKRIAAPMVGGMVSATLQTLVVIPALYLIWRRRQLRGRSL
- a CDS encoding sigma-70 family RNA polymerase sigma factor, which codes for MNESAPDITRLVLEWREGDEAVLEQLMPLVYRDLHALAQRYLQNEKSGHTLQATALVSELYLRVAGSDVAWEGRGHFFAVAARTMRRILVDHARKRSREKRGGGQVGVTLHEDLAADARPDTFLDLDAALQRLSELDERKAKAIELLYFGGLGYEEIAKVLDVSPATVHRDLRMARAWLYREIHGAEG